From one Sulfurimonas sp. genomic stretch:
- the hisS gene encoding histidine--tRNA ligase — MIKSLRGMNDILSEDYERYTYFIKTATTIAQNYGFHFVETPLLEETALFKRSVGESSDIVGKEMYQFIDKGENDVCLRPEGTAGVVRAFIEKKLDRAGGNHRYFYHGPMFRYERPQKGRLRQFHQFGVESFGQESVYEDANMIMMVSDILKKLGIGYRLQLNSLGCKECMPTYRDNLVRFVKECEDGICEDCVRRLDTNPIRVLDCKNGSCQTLYEGAPKLVHNLCESCDSDFTKLKEILDTNGISYEIDTNLVRGLDYYSKTAFEFVSDNIGSQSAIAGGGRYDRLVEFLDGKPTPAVGFAMGIERLLELIEMPESKPEGYYIGAMDDEGVDLVVSLAHKKRKTDKVTIEYKAKNFKNHMKMADKVNAKYFCIIGSNEIEKGTFTIKDLEDKSEKTINIEEF; from the coding sequence ATGATTAAATCACTAAGAGGGATGAACGATATTCTAAGTGAGGATTATGAACGTTATACGTACTTTATAAAAACAGCTACGACTATAGCTCAAAACTACGGTTTTCACTTTGTAGAGACTCCTCTGTTAGAAGAGACTGCTCTATTTAAAAGAAGTGTCGGTGAATCTAGTGATATTGTCGGAAAAGAGATGTATCAGTTTATTGATAAAGGTGAAAATGATGTATGTCTTCGTCCTGAAGGTACTGCAGGTGTTGTTCGTGCGTTTATAGAAAAGAAACTAGATCGTGCGGGTGGTAATCACCGTTATTTTTACCACGGTCCTATGTTTAGATACGAGCGTCCTCAAAAAGGTCGTCTAAGACAATTCCACCAGTTCGGTGTTGAGAGTTTTGGACAAGAGAGCGTTTATGAAGATGCAAATATGATCATGATGGTTTCAGATATCCTAAAAAAACTAGGTATCGGTTACAGACTACAATTAAATTCTCTTGGATGTAAAGAGTGTATGCCTACATATCGCGATAATCTTGTAAGATTTGTAAAAGAGTGTGAAGACGGTATCTGTGAGGATTGTGTAAGACGCCTAGATACAAATCCTATCCGTGTGCTTGATTGTAAAAACGGTTCTTGTCAGACTCTTTATGAAGGTGCTCCAAAGTTAGTTCATAACCTTTGTGAATCGTGTGACAGCGACTTTACAAAACTAAAAGAGATTTTAGATACAAACGGTATAAGCTATGAGATCGATACTAACCTAGTTCGTGGACTTGATTACTATTCTAAAACTGCTTTTGAATTTGTAAGTGACAATATAGGAAGCCAGAGTGCAATTGCCGGTGGTGGAAGATACGACAGACTAGTAGAGTTTTTGGATGGAAAGCCGACACCTGCAGTTGGTTTTGCTATGGGGATTGAGAGACTGTTAGAACTTATAGAGATGCCGGAATCTAAACCTGAAGGTTATTATATAGGTGCTATGGATGATGAAGGTGTTGATCTTGTAGTTTCTTTAGCTCACAAAAAAAGAAAAACAGACAAAGTAACTATAGAATACAAAGCTAAAAACTTTAAAAACCATATGAAAATGGCTGATAAAGTTAATGCTAAATACTTCTGTATCATAGGCTCTAATGAGATTGAAAAAGGTACCTTTACCATAAAAGATCTTGAAGACAAATCAGAAAAAACAATCAATATAGAAGAATTTTGA
- a CDS encoding pyridoxal phosphate-dependent aminotransferase gives MTNRINSLSESITIAITTLSQELKAEGKDILSFSAGEPDFGTPQVIKDAAIKAINDERTKYTAVDGVPELRKAIAGKLQRDNGLTYEPNQIIANNGAKHTLFNLFSATIEDGAEVIIPAPYWVTYPELVKYCGGKVVEIHTDDKTGFKITPEQLKNAITPKTKMLILTTPSNPTGAVYSKDELTALAKVLEGTDILVASDEMYEKLTYDGEFTSCAAISDDMYKRTITINGLSKSVAMTGWRFGYMAAADTELVKATKKLQSQSTSNINSITQYAAIAGLDGSADADIAMMKEAFIERRDEAVKLINEIDGLSVIKPDGAFYLFVNTKEITEDTLTFAKDLLDKKLVAVVPGEAFGTPGYFRLSFATGIDTIREGIQRIAEFVKENY, from the coding sequence ATGACTAATCGCATAAATTCGCTATCTGAGTCTATTACAATAGCTATAACTACTTTATCACAAGAGTTAAAAGCTGAAGGTAAAGATATACTTAGTTTCTCTGCCGGTGAACCAGATTTTGGAACTCCTCAAGTTATTAAAGATGCTGCTATTAAAGCAATTAATGATGAACGTACTAAATACACTGCGGTTGATGGTGTTCCTGAACTTAGAAAAGCTATTGCAGGAAAACTACAAAGAGATAACGGCTTAACTTACGAGCCAAATCAAATCATAGCTAACAACGGTGCTAAACATACTTTATTCAATCTATTTTCTGCTACTATAGAAGATGGTGCTGAAGTTATCATCCCTGCTCCATACTGGGTTACATATCCAGAGCTTGTTAAATACTGCGGCGGTAAAGTTGTAGAGATTCACACTGATGACAAAACAGGATTCAAAATAACTCCTGAGCAACTTAAAAATGCTATCACACCTAAGACAAAAATGTTAATTTTAACTACACCGTCAAACCCTACAGGTGCAGTTTACTCAAAAGATGAACTAACTGCACTTGCAAAAGTGTTAGAAGGTACTGATATTTTAGTAGCTAGTGATGAGATGTATGAAAAACTTACATACGATGGTGAATTTACTTCATGTGCAGCTATCAGTGATGATATGTATAAACGTACTATTACTATTAACGGTTTATCAAAATCAGTAGCAATGACTGGTTGGAGATTTGGTTATATGGCAGCAGCAGACACTGAACTTGTAAAAGCTACTAAAAAACTACAATCTCAAAGTACGTCAAACATTAACTCTATAACTCAATATGCAGCTATCGCAGGACTTGACGGAAGTGCTGATGCTGATATTGCTATGATGAAAGAAGCATTCATTGAGCGTAGAGATGAAGCTGTGAAACTTATAAATGAGATAGACGGTCTAAGTGTAATAAAACCAGACGGTGCTTTTTATCTTTTTGTAAATACAAAAGAGATTACAGAAGATACTCTAACATTTGCTAAAGATCTACTTGATAAAAAACTAGTAGCAGTAGTTCCTGGTGAAGCATTCGGTACTCCTGGATACTTCAGACTAAGTTTTGCAACTGGTATAGACACAATTCGTGAAGGTATACAAAGAATAGCAGAGTTTGTAAAAGAGAATTATTAA
- the cysE gene encoding serine O-acetyltransferase, which produces MGIIRYIKEDFSNAYKNDPALNSWVDFLFNYRGIWAVAWHRVAHRVYKADFKRLARMISGFSQFMTNVEIHPAAQLGSRVFIDHGIGVVIGETTIIEDDVLIYQGVTLGGVSLEHGKRHPTICKGAVIGAGAKVLGNIVVGANAKIGANSVVVKPVPECSTAIGIPAHVIAKGRCKDPFMHNMLPDINKEMFEYLLKRVAILEHILHEDNKEVLEQDLELEHIYENFIKAMKN; this is translated from the coding sequence GTGGGCATTATAAGATATATTAAAGAAGATTTTTCAAACGCATACAAAAACGACCCTGCTCTAAATTCGTGGGTTGACTTTTTATTCAACTATCGTGGAATTTGGGCCGTAGCTTGGCATAGAGTTGCACACCGTGTTTATAAAGCTGATTTCAAAAGACTTGCAAGAATGATATCAGGATTTTCACAATTTATGACAAATGTTGAAATTCACCCAGCTGCACAACTTGGTAGCCGTGTATTTATCGATCACGGTATCGGTGTAGTTATCGGTGAGACTACAATAATTGAAGATGATGTTTTAATATATCAAGGTGTTACATTAGGCGGTGTTTCATTAGAACACGGCAAACGTCACCCTACTATATGTAAAGGTGCCGTTATAGGTGCTGGTGCAAAAGTTTTAGGAAATATTGTAGTCGGTGCAAATGCAAAAATCGGCGCAAACTCTGTTGTAGTAAAACCTGTTCCTGAATGCTCAACAGCGATAGGAATACCTGCTCATGTAATTGCAAAAGGAAGATGTAAAGATCCATTTATGCATAATATGCTTCCAGATATTAACAAAGAGATGTTTGAATACTTACTTAAAAGAGTTGCTATATTAGAACACATTTTACATGAAGATAATAAAGAGGTACTCGAACAAGATTTAGAATTGGAACACATATACGAAAATTTCATCAAAGCGATGAAAAATTAA
- a CDS encoding FAD-dependent oxidoreductase, giving the protein MNRRDILKYSAISVAAASLTACGNSSEPKPEATTSVGTKAPLPAAKGPRVVVVGGGWSGLAVAKYTKKFAPSADVVLVEKRSEFVSCPISNLYLVGAKDLDYLTHDYLQAARENNYAFFNATATGLDKANKVLHTSEGDIDFDHLVLAPGIDYDYSVWGVDAETEQTLRTKYPAGFIPGSEHMTIKTKLEDFEGGNFILTVPGGNYRCLPAPYERACLIAEYFKKNEIDGKVVLLDANPDITIKKEGFQSSFDEMYKDYIEYHPSSAITKIDLEKKVVTAGEMEDEYEFADAAFYPHVRGGKLLEVCGVAKDTAFNKMEGNIDPFTYEVIGEKNIYVAGDARPMGYSKSGNTANSEGHYLGSFIANRINKNTDLEWKSPLTVCYSAVSANPEHAISVRAEYKFEGKKLAGFTNVDLSQEWRGTTGINNGKALNEWAKGMFRDMFNA; this is encoded by the coding sequence ATGAATCGTCGTGACATACTTAAATATAGTGCAATCAGTGTTGCTGCTGCAAGTTTAACTGCATGTGGAAATAGTTCAGAGCCTAAACCAGAGGCTACTACAAGTGTTGGTACTAAAGCGCCTCTTCCAGCTGCAAAAGGTCCAAGAGTTGTGGTAGTAGGTGGTGGATGGAGTGGTTTAGCTGTAGCTAAATACACTAAAAAGTTTGCACCAAGTGCTGATGTTGTTTTAGTTGAAAAAAGATCAGAGTTTGTTTCTTGTCCAATCAGTAACTTATACTTAGTTGGTGCTAAAGATTTAGATTATTTAACTCACGATTATCTTCAAGCTGCTCGTGAAAACAACTATGCTTTCTTTAATGCAACTGCTACAGGTTTAGATAAAGCTAACAAAGTTTTACATACTAGTGAAGGTGATATAGATTTTGATCACTTAGTTTTAGCACCTGGTATCGACTATGATTATAGTGTTTGGGGTGTTGATGCTGAAACAGAGCAAACACTTCGTACTAAGTATCCTGCAGGTTTCATTCCAGGTAGTGAGCACATGACTATCAAAACTAAACTTGAAGACTTTGAAGGTGGTAACTTCATATTAACAGTACCAGGTGGTAACTATAGATGTCTTCCTGCTCCGTATGAGAGAGCATGTTTAATTGCTGAGTACTTCAAGAAAAATGAAATTGATGGAAAAGTTGTTCTTTTAGATGCTAATCCAGATATTACAATTAAAAAAGAAGGTTTCCAATCTTCATTTGATGAGATGTATAAAGATTATATTGAGTATCACCCAAGTTCTGCTATCACAAAAATTGACTTAGAGAAGAAAGTAGTTACTGCTGGTGAAATGGAAGATGAATACGAATTTGCTGATGCAGCATTCTACCCACATGTTCGTGGTGGAAAACTTCTAGAAGTTTGTGGTGTTGCAAAAGATACTGCATTTAACAAAATGGAAGGTAACATCGATCCGTTCACTTATGAAGTAATCGGTGAGAAAAACATTTACGTAGCTGGTGATGCACGTCCTATGGGTTACTCTAAATCAGGTAACACTGCAAACTCTGAGGGTCACTACTTAGGTTCTTTCATAGCTAACAGAATCAATAAAAATACTGACTTAGAGTGGAAATCTCCATTAACAGTATGTTATTCTGCAGTTTCTGCTAATCCTGAACATGCAATTTCTGTTAGAGCTGAGTATAAATTCGAAGGTAAAAAACTTGCTGGATTTACTAATGTTGATCTTTCTCAAGAATGGCGTGGTACTACTGGTATTAACAACGGTAAAGCTCTTAACGAATGGGCTAAAGGTATGTTTAGAGATATGTTTAACGCATAA
- the speA gene encoding biosynthetic arginine decarboxylase, with product MNNYGIDIFSNNDFKIRDGEVKLNYKSKPSVINIVQEIRSGGIRGPMLLRFPHLIKKQIKNLYTNFNNAMSENNYNGSFNAVFPLKVNQFPNAIKAITEQGKEFNYGLEAGSKAELVLAMSQVEAGTNITVNGFKDEEMITIAFIGVSCGHNITLTIEGLNELETIIEVAKNTNFKVPNIGIRIRLHSAGSGAWAKSGGMDAKFGLTSTEIIEAVALLREADLLDSLSMIHFHIGSQMSDIAPLKKALREAGNIYAELRMMGAQSLENINIGGGLAVEYDQHENSQAHNYSIKEFSSSVVFLLGEIMDAKNIKHPNIYTESGRYVVASHALLVAPVLELFSQDYHERLLNLKDVNPPLVQELVSLNDLISSKTSIEYLHDALDHQESLFTLFDLGYIDLQDRSNAEILVHNIIKKALYIEGFEGSRELELLQTRLQERYLVNLSIFQSLPDYWGIKQDFPVMPIHNLEKKPIRAASLWDITCDSDGEIGFNPSKPLHLHDVDLDNEEYFLGFFNVGAYQETLGMNHNLFSRPNEYTINITEDGYNISNGIESENILDILEDIGYSGKSILNKLENDILQSEFITTQEKADTLAQLNTYLKQNGYLRTTY from the coding sequence ATGAATAATTACGGTATAGATATTTTCTCAAACAATGACTTCAAAATAAGAGATGGTGAAGTTAAACTAAACTACAAATCAAAACCTTCAGTTATAAACATAGTGCAAGAGATTCGCTCAGGTGGGATCAGAGGTCCTATGCTGCTTAGATTTCCACACCTGATTAAAAAGCAAATAAAAAACCTGTATACAAACTTTAACAATGCGATGTCTGAAAATAACTACAACGGTTCGTTCAATGCAGTGTTCCCACTGAAAGTAAATCAGTTTCCAAATGCTATAAAAGCAATTACTGAGCAAGGTAAAGAGTTTAACTACGGGCTTGAAGCAGGTAGTAAAGCTGAACTTGTTTTGGCTATGAGCCAGGTAGAAGCTGGAACAAACATCACTGTAAACGGATTTAAAGATGAGGAGATGATTACAATTGCTTTTATAGGTGTAAGTTGTGGTCATAATATAACACTTACTATTGAGGGTCTTAATGAGCTTGAGACGATCATTGAAGTAGCTAAAAATACAAACTTTAAAGTACCAAATATCGGTATTAGAATTAGACTGCACAGTGCTGGAAGCGGTGCTTGGGCTAAGAGTGGTGGAATGGATGCCAAATTTGGACTTACATCTACTGAAATCATCGAAGCCGTAGCACTTTTAAGAGAAGCTGACCTACTTGATTCACTTAGTATGATTCACTTCCATATCGGTTCTCAAATGTCAGATATTGCACCACTTAAAAAAGCTCTTCGTGAAGCAGGAAATATCTACGCTGAACTTAGAATGATGGGTGCCCAGTCTTTAGAAAATATCAATATTGGTGGTGGACTTGCCGTAGAGTATGATCAGCATGAGAACTCACAAGCTCACAACTACTCTATTAAAGAGTTTTCAAGCTCAGTTGTTTTTTTACTTGGTGAGATTATGGATGCAAAGAACATTAAACATCCAAATATCTACACTGAGTCAGGTCGCTATGTAGTTGCTTCACATGCCCTTCTTGTAGCACCTGTGTTAGAGTTGTTTTCTCAGGATTACCATGAAAGATTACTAAACCTAAAAGACGTCAATCCACCTTTAGTTCAAGAGCTGGTATCTCTTAATGATCTAATATCTTCTAAGACATCAATAGAGTATCTTCACGATGCACTCGATCATCAAGAATCACTATTTACACTGTTTGATCTTGGATATATAGATCTTCAGGACAGATCAAATGCTGAAATTTTAGTTCACAACATTATTAAAAAAGCACTATATATTGAAGGTTTTGAAGGTTCACGTGAACTTGAATTGCTTCAGACAAGACTTCAAGAAAGATATTTGGTTAATCTTTCTATATTTCAAAGCTTACCTGATTACTGGGGTATTAAACAGGACTTTCCGGTTATGCCGATCCATAATTTAGAAAAAAAACCTATTCGTGCAGCATCATTATGGGATATTACTTGTGATAGTGACGGAGAGATTGGTTTTAATCCTTCAAAACCTCTTCATCTACATGATGTTGATCTAGATAACGAAGAATACTTTTTAGGTTTTTTCAATGTGGGTGCTTATCAGGAAACTCTTGGAATGAATCATAATCTTTTCAGCAGACCCAATGAATATACAATAAATATTACAGAAGATGGCTACAACATCTCTAACGGAATAGAATCTGAAAATATTTTAGATATATTAGAAGACATAGGTTACTCCGGTAAAAGTATTTTAAATAAACTTGAAAATGATATTCTTCAAAGTGAATTTATCACAACACAAGAAAAAGCTGATACACTAGCACAATTAAATACATATTTAAAACAAAATGGTTATCTAAGAACAACATATTAA
- the upp gene encoding uracil phosphoribosyltransferase, giving the protein MIFELSNPLTKTLITHLRDKNTKAPQFRHTISELTKQLTYEALKEFPLIDKETSTWLGNKNYKTIDEEDIIVVTVLRAGMPMLDSAMELIPNVTAGFLAMKRDEETHKSILYYDRLPECKGKTILLVDPMVATGGSMCDAIELIKSRMPSKIIALNIIGSPDGLETLHSKHQDVDIYIAQIDEGLNKDKYIIPGLGDAGDRSYNTED; this is encoded by the coding sequence ATGATATTTGAGCTATCAAATCCCCTTACAAAAACACTTATCACACACCTTAGAGATAAAAACACTAAAGCACCTCAATTTAGACATACAATATCAGAATTAACAAAACAACTTACATACGAAGCTTTAAAAGAGTTTCCTTTAATAGATAAAGAAACATCAACTTGGCTTGGCAATAAAAATTATAAAACAATAGATGAAGAAGATATTATAGTTGTTACTGTTCTAAGAGCTGGTATGCCTATGCTAGACAGTGCCATGGAGCTTATTCCAAATGTAACTGCAGGTTTTTTAGCAATGAAACGTGATGAAGAAACACATAAAAGTATACTGTATTATGATAGATTGCCTGAGTGTAAAGGTAAAACCATACTTTTAGTTGATCCAATGGTAGCTACAGGTGGTTCCATGTGTGATGCTATTGAACTTATAAAATCCAGAATGCCTTCTAAAATCATAGCTTTAAATATTATCGGTTCACCTGATGGTTTAGAAACTCTCCATTCAAAACATCAAGATGTAGATATATACATTGCTCAAATTGATGAAGGGTTAAATAAAGATAAATATATAATTCCTGGTCTTGGTGATGCTGGAGATCGTTCTTATAATACTGAAGATTAA
- the lpxD gene encoding UDP-3-O-(3-hydroxymyristoyl)glucosamine N-acyltransferase, protein MTLKELVANIGIELEDECFEVTGMNTLSDATESEISFVANSKYIKDVANSNAGAILIDEANKDALPDGCVALVVESPYWDMATLSKFFSTPIEDNNLPKAIIGEGTSVSAKAEVANGAVIGKNCRIMAGAYVGASAKIGDNTILYPNVVVYKECVVGNDCIIHAGTVIGSDGFGFASNRVGEHNKIYHNGNVVIGDNVEIGSNNSIDRAVFGSTTIKAGARLDNLIQVAHNCEIGENAVVASQTGFAGSSKVGRSNVFGAQSGVAGHLEIAPFNTFAARTGVTKTVKTSGKTYAGFPFMDHKLWLKIQGKIARLIK, encoded by the coding sequence ATGACATTAAAAGAGTTAGTAGCAAATATAGGTATTGAATTAGAAGACGAGTGTTTTGAAGTAACTGGTATGAATACACTCTCAGATGCAACTGAAAGTGAAATATCTTTTGTAGCTAATTCTAAGTATATTAAAGATGTAGCTAACTCAAATGCAGGCGCTATTTTAATAGATGAAGCAAATAAAGATGCACTACCTGATGGATGTGTAGCTTTGGTTGTAGAATCACCTTATTGGGATATGGCTACGCTTTCTAAATTTTTCTCTACACCTATTGAAGATAACAACCTACCTAAGGCAATAATAGGAGAGGGCACTAGTGTATCGGCTAAGGCTGAAGTGGCAAATGGTGCTGTAATAGGTAAGAATTGTAGGATTATGGCAGGTGCATATGTAGGTGCAAGTGCAAAAATTGGTGACAATACTATTCTTTATCCAAATGTTGTAGTATATAAAGAGTGTGTAGTAGGAAACGATTGTATTATTCATGCAGGAACTGTCATAGGAAGTGATGGTTTTGGTTTTGCATCAAATAGGGTAGGTGAGCATAACAAGATCTATCATAATGGAAACGTTGTGATAGGTGATAATGTTGAGATTGGTTCAAACAACTCTATTGACAGGGCTGTATTTGGTTCAACAACAATAAAAGCAGGTGCAAGACTAGATAATCTGATTCAAGTTGCTCACAACTGTGAAATAGGTGAAAATGCAGTTGTTGCAAGTCAGACAGGTTTTGCGGGTTCATCTAAAGTTGGTAGAAGTAATGTATTTGGTGCACAGTCAGGTGTGGCAGGGCATTTAGAGATAGCTCCGTTTAATACGTTTGCGGCAAGAACAGGTGTAACTAAAACAGTAAAAACAAGTGGAAAAACATATGCAGGCTTTCCGTTTATGGATCATAAGTTATGGTTAAAAATACAAGGAAAAATAGCAAGACTAATTAAATAG
- the ilvN gene encoding acetolactate synthase small subunit codes for MHEIDERRVVSVIVVNESSVLSRITDLFSARGYNITSLTVAPIPESRYSRLTIVTYGSVRVIEQITKQLHKLIPVYRVYEHVDLVEKEMAMVKFPVSENITDISTLCEAYNGKIVNVGENVVIAMVADEPKRVDNFLKIIQRYNPKEIVRSGAVALER; via the coding sequence ATGCACGAAATTGACGAAAGAAGAGTAGTATCAGTAATCGTTGTTAATGAATCAAGTGTATTATCTCGTATAACTGATCTTTTCTCTGCACGCGGGTATAATATTACATCATTAACTGTAGCACCTATTCCTGAGAGTAGATACTCAAGACTTACAATAGTTACATACGGTTCAGTTCGCGTAATTGAGCAGATCACAAAACAGCTCCATAAGCTTATACCTGTATATAGAGTGTATGAGCATGTAGATTTAGTTGAAAAAGAGATGGCTATGGTTAAGTTCCCTGTATCTGAAAATATTACAGATATCAGTACTCTATGTGAAGCATACAACGGTAAAATAGTAAATGTTGGTGAAAACGTAGTTATAGCTATGGTTGCCGATGAGCCAAAACGTGTAGATAACTTCTTAAAAATTATACAAAGATATAATCCTAAAGAGATAGTAAGAAGCGGCGCTGTAGCGCTGGAGCGTTAA
- a CDS encoding Rieske 2Fe-2S domain-containing protein produces MERRDFLKVVGGASFIAIAPSLIKGNLYAADGTMYTAYNKVQLLDGNGNPILASKLAKEENYVFNYPHVGTSCMLISLPKATERKVSLKSEDGEEYIWNGGVGKERNIVAYSAICPHQLTHINKKDTFMSYLKSGGKTMACTKEMECSKTGSVIVCGSHLSAYDPYKGCKVLGGPAPQPLASIVLEHHDDDTLWAVGVLGPDKFHEFFKAFKPELKEQYGGKRKAKKQVKDSAQTVTLAEFTKDIIRY; encoded by the coding sequence ATGGAAAGAAGAGATTTTTTAAAAGTTGTTGGAGGAGCTAGTTTTATAGCTATTGCACCTTCATTAATAAAAGGTAATTTATATGCAGCTGACGGTACAATGTATACTGCTTATAACAAAGTACAATTGTTAGATGGGAATGGGAACCCTATTCTAGCTTCGAAATTAGCTAAAGAAGAAAACTACGTGTTTAATTATCCTCATGTTGGTACATCTTGTATGTTAATATCGCTTCCAAAAGCAACTGAAAGAAAAGTGTCTTTAAAAAGTGAAGACGGTGAAGAGTATATCTGGAACGGTGGCGTAGGTAAAGAGAGAAATATAGTAGCTTATAGTGCTATATGTCCTCACCAGTTAACGCACATAAATAAAAAAGACACTTTTATGTCTTATCTAAAGTCTGGCGGTAAAACTATGGCTTGTACGAAAGAGATGGAGTGTAGCAAAACTGGTAGCGTTATAGTTTGTGGTTCACACCTTTCTGCTTATGATCCATATAAGGGTTGTAAAGTTTTAGGTGGACCTGCCCCTCAACCTTTAGCATCAATTGTACTAGAGCATCATGATGATGATACACTTTGGGCAGTAGGCGTACTTGGTCCAGATAAATTTCACGAGTTTTTCAAAGCATTTAAACCTGAATTAAAAGAACAATACGGTGGAAAAAGAAAAGCTAAGAAACAAGTTAAAGATAGTGCTCAAACTGTTACTTTAGCAGAGTTTACAAAAGATATCATTAGATACTAA